A window of the Desulfobaccales bacterium genome harbors these coding sequences:
- a CDS encoding arsenate reductase ArsC → MFTVLFLCTENACRSQMAEGLVNHDLAGEVKAFSAGVRPTRVNPRAIRAMAELGIDISGHYSKSVDDLAGQTFDLVITVCDAAQEQCPFFPGPTQVIHVGFPDPAKATGSEEEIMAQFRKVRDDMRAKLIPLIREKARKPK, encoded by the coding sequence ATGTTCACGGTGCTTTTCTTATGTACGGAGAATGCCTGCCGCTCCCAGATGGCGGAGGGGCTGGTGAATCACGACCTGGCGGGGGAGGTGAAGGCCTTCTCCGCCGGGGTGCGGCCCACCCGGGTCAACCCCCGGGCCATCCGGGCCATGGCGGAGCTGGGGATTGACATCAGCGGGCATTATTCCAAATCAGTGGACGACCTGGCCGGCCAGACATTCGACCTGGTGATCACCGTGTGTGATGCGGCCCAGGAGCAGTGCCCCTTCTTCCCCGGCCCCACCCAGGTGATCCACGTAGGCTTCCCCGACCCCGCCAAGGCCACCGGCAGCGAGGAGGAGATCATGGCCCAGTTCCGGAAAGTCAGGGATGACATGCGGGCCAAGCTCATTCCCCTGATCCGGGAGAAGGCCCGTAAACCCAAATGA